The Paenibacillus sp. MBLB1832 genome has a window encoding:
- a CDS encoding polysaccharide deacetylase family protein, with amino-acid sequence MTRKIARIAILLDRRAAMRRWAYGLNVFDRWVGEMLAHAGLPFEWLDETRQVLEQGIDIVIAALPGEEQDDLDTLMRFAARGGIVISYGGLNGLARSLGFRRCGSIGPGYASMPFVHAEDRPLRFLAAEPWALRDDSPKTHQAFGELYLSPPSRQSVSQTPLATLLQIPVDRGRIERWSVRVADTLVGLQQGLSPLLEDGAPAADGTAGLDDGLLKAEDTITLDWQHDRVQTETGATYFAYPYADLWKESIIGHLLRSALSIGRTLPFIAYWPDGVGQVALISHDSDRNHDEDAITTLRELADCGVTSTWCMMKPGYSVSLYDGIQKAGHELALHFNANENEGGSWSEAAFQRQHEWFVRTVGNGAVVSNKNHFTRFEGWGELYRWCEACGLASDQTRGPSKRGTVGFLFGTCHPYFPIAWSDEQNRLYNVLEIGFLSQDLGSFTDFSVVVPLLRQVARVHGVAHFLFHQGRIHSDPAVRNSLHRFVLTAKEEGFDFWTGKAIVEWLQLRRSFTIIGRDANGDVLLRGDDSGTTVPRFVVWEPLDEGECKSIDDHLTELRFGVDCKRSSYIISGKGSVPGRS; translated from the coding sequence TTGACCCGAAAAATAGCTCGAATCGCCATCTTGCTCGATCGGCGGGCAGCAATGCGCCGGTGGGCCTACGGTTTGAACGTTTTCGACCGCTGGGTCGGCGAAATGTTAGCGCATGCCGGCTTGCCGTTTGAGTGGCTGGATGAAACGAGGCAAGTGCTAGAGCAAGGAATTGATATTGTAATCGCAGCTTTGCCTGGAGAGGAACAAGATGATTTGGACACGTTGATGCGGTTTGCGGCACGTGGCGGTATTGTGATCTCCTATGGTGGCTTGAATGGGCTTGCGCGGAGCCTCGGCTTTCGGCGCTGCGGCTCTATCGGGCCGGGGTATGCCAGCATGCCGTTTGTGCATGCGGAAGATCGGCCATTACGTTTTCTGGCAGCCGAGCCGTGGGCATTAAGAGACGATTCTCCAAAGACGCATCAGGCTTTTGGTGAGCTTTACTTATCTCCTCCCAGTAGACAAAGTGTTAGTCAGACGCCTTTAGCGACGCTGCTGCAAATTCCGGTTGATCGCGGCAGAATTGAGCGATGGTCCGTCCGTGTTGCCGATACACTTGTCGGGCTGCAGCAAGGTCTCAGTCCTCTGTTAGAGGACGGCGCACCGGCTGCGGACGGCACTGCAGGTTTAGATGATGGATTGCTCAAAGCCGAGGATACGATAACGCTTGATTGGCAGCACGATCGCGTGCAAACGGAGACGGGTGCGACATACTTTGCTTATCCATACGCCGATTTGTGGAAGGAGTCGATCATTGGCCATTTACTCCGAAGCGCTCTCTCCATCGGACGGACACTTCCATTTATCGCGTACTGGCCTGACGGCGTTGGGCAGGTCGCATTAATTTCTCATGACAGTGACCGCAATCACGATGAGGATGCGATCACGACTCTTCGTGAGCTGGCAGATTGCGGGGTTACGAGTACCTGGTGCATGATGAAGCCCGGGTACAGCGTATCTCTGTATGATGGTATTCAGAAGGCGGGGCATGAGTTAGCCCTCCATTTCAATGCCAATGAGAATGAAGGAGGAAGCTGGTCAGAAGCGGCGTTTCAGCGTCAACACGAATGGTTTGTGCGAACGGTCGGCAATGGGGCTGTGGTAAGCAATAAAAATCATTTTACGCGCTTCGAGGGTTGGGGCGAACTGTATCGATGGTGCGAAGCTTGCGGACTTGCAAGTGATCAAACACGGGGGCCGAGCAAGCGGGGAACCGTCGGTTTTTTATTCGGTACCTGTCATCCTTATTTCCCTATAGCGTGGTCGGATGAGCAAAATCGATTGTACAATGTACTAGAAATCGGATTTTTATCGCAGGACCTTGGCTCTTTCACCGATTTCAGCGTTGTTGTACCGCTTTTACGTCAGGTTGCGAGAGTCCACGGCGTCGCTCATTTTTTATTTCATCAAGGACGCATTCACAGCGATCCGGCTGTGCGGAATTCCTTGCACAGATTCGTTCTGACGGCCAAGGAAGAAGGCTTTGATTTTTGGACTGGCAAAGCGATCGTTGAATGGCTGCAGCTACGCCGCAGCTTTACTATTATTGGACGAGATGCAAACGGCGATGTTTTACTACGTGGTGATGATTCGGGTACAACGGTACCTCGCTTCGTCGTCTGGGAACCGCTGGACGAGGGAGAGTGTAAAAGCATTGACGATCATCTGACTGAGCTCCGATTCGGCGTTGACTGTAAACGAAGCTCGTATATCATTTCTGGAAAGGGATCTGTGCCAGGCCGCAGCTGA